In Brassica napus cultivar Da-Ae chromosome C2, Da-Ae, whole genome shotgun sequence, the sequence CCTTACAGGAATGTTCCCTTCGCTAGCTGGCCGCATGGAAAGTGGATGCAACACTTGTGCACCAAAGTAAGCAAGTTGAGCTGCCTCATCAAATGTCAAGTGTGGAACTGGTTGAGCTCTGCGGTATATGTTTGGATCACAAGTCAAAACTCCATCCACATCTTTCCAAACCTGCCACCACAGTTAAATTCATTCTTGGTTTAACAAAATCTCATCTAAAAACAACTCAAATCTTGGTAAAACCAACGCATCAAGCTAGACCTGGACCTCCCTCAAACCTAAAGCTTTCCCAATTGTTGTTGCAGTCAAATCACTACCTCCTCTCCCCAACGTAGTAACAGCACAAGATCTCCATCCCTACAGAGTAAATTGTTTTGTCCTTTATGTCACAAAAGGCAGAAGAGGACTCATTAAATTGCTAAATTTGATTCAAACCTTTCCAAGAAAGCCTGTGACGACAGGGATTGCACGTTCCTTGGTCCAGTCACCAAGTAACCTTTTTGAGACTGCTGGGTATGTTGCCTCAAGAACATCAGCATTTGTGAAGTTATCTGTGGTTATAATCCCCATCTCGAATGCATCGTACTGCCAAAGATAAAAGACTCATCAAAGTCAGTCATGCAACAACAATCTTGAGACATAAGATAATAAACAAAATCTAGGTGACTAACCTGGCGTGCTTTGTGGCCAATCTTGTTCAGGTAAGCAGCAAATAGCCTAGTGGACATGCACTCTCCAAATGAAACCAAGTAGTCTCTTGTGCGTAGAGTTAACTCTTTCATCATTGCAATGCCGTTAAGAAGCTGCTCTAGTCCTTCTAGATGCTCTACAGAAAGATTAAACGACAGAAAGATTCAGAtactaaaacatatatatgttaagaaatttttttacagAAAAGACAACTTTATAACACTAACTTGCAATTACTGCTGTTCCCAATCCAAGCTCATGAGCAGTCCTGGGTACGTAAGAGAATTATGATTACACATGAGAACAaagcaaatatttataaaaataagaacAAAAGAACCAATAAAGTGTATGTATCTTCTATGCAACCTTATATGGAGTTCCTTTATATAGCTCAGCTCTTCAATAGTGTTGATGTTGGTGACGCCGCAGCAAACAGCCTTCTCACCAGCCTAATGAAAGCCGAAGAGCAAGTTTATTACAGAAAGAGAGAAGGAAAAATGTACACtaattgaattttatttattttcttaccaTTAAAAGGTTATTGGTGGTCTTTCCCATTGCTGATAACACAACAACAGGCTTCTCATCAGGGAAGCTGAGTATGAGTTTGGCAACTTCTTTCATCCTCTCTGCTGATGCAACTGATGAGCCACCGAATTTCATTACACATGTCAACTTTATCTCAGTTCTGTTTAGTTTGAAAGTCTCGGTGTCTTTTCTCTCAAGCAACTCCGCGCTTCTAGCTTCACACGTAACTCTTAGAGTTCTGTTCTTCCTACAAGAGTGATTGATGTCTCTAGTGAACACGGGAGCAAGGAGGTTCAGCCCCTTTGACCCGAACTCAATGCTTTTTGAGTTGAAGGCAAGTCCTGAAGTTCTAACTCCGTACAATTGCACTGAAGCCGCCATCACTCACAACAAGTTCTGAAGAAGACGACTGTGAAGCTTACTTAGAACTCAGACACGAATGTTTTTGTTCACTGCGGCAACCTACAACGTTTCCGTGGGAAGCAAGCaaacaaatttaaaacacaTGAACACAAATGCTACAACATTTACTTAAAAGCAGCATGCAAAGGAAATTGAAAGTAGCTTACCAGTTACCTAATGATCTCTGCTGAGCGAGCCAATGAGTTTATTTAAATGTGTATAACCAATCGAACGATCATTCGACTTtcacaaatattatattttgtacttTATTCCATATGATATGAATCTGCTTAATGATTCAGACTTTAGGTTAagtagcatatatatatacaagtcaTTTTAAACTCCAAAGTGTGTTTATTGGAGAACGTGACGAAAACACTTGATGTTACTGAGCCCTTAGGAGGTTGAGGAGGTGCAGCAAAATATAGTTTAATCGAAAAAAACGTGGCTACCTACTCATAGACAATGTCTTAATATTAATTAGCAACAGAGAGAATTTTACATATACCAATATATGCATACTGCCTAACACGTGGCATCATATGTATCGTTAATAATTCAACATTCAGTGGATGGTTATGTCACACGCAATGGACCATATGAAAACTCTCAAAGAGATACTGGTCGTTCAATGTGCATGAAATGTATTTAACAAAAGTTGAAGGGGTAAAGCTGACTCTAGTATATTGCATGAGACCACTAAGCAAGGTGACAAAACTACAAGGAAACTAAACTGAAGAGTGACATAAAAATGCTTGCAACACTTCAGGATATACAATTTCAGCAGATATCAGTTCCAGGCTTCTCCAAAGAGTGCCACATGTTACTAGCTCGTTCTCTAATCGATATAAGTTAAAGAAACAAACTGTTGTTTACAAGGAAAAATATATTCAAGTCACATGATCACTGTTTCTGGATCAGTGTTTCACAGTTGGATTTGTTCAGGTCACATTATTATAGTTTCTGGATCAAAGTTTTCACAGAGTAGCATCCTCTTCATCTCAATTCTTCTTCCCTCTCCAGAGTATAATCTGCTCATCCTTGAACAAAATAGGAACACATGGAACCAAATCCTGCAATTATGTTCACATCATCAAAACCAATCATACAGAAATAATCTTACAGACATGACAAGCAAAAACCATTTAAGAGTCTATACCTTTAGCTTCACACCGATTCGTTTGCAATCACTCATCCCAACATGAGTGCAATCTAGTCTCACAACCTCTTCTGTTTCAAACTCCTCCCTCACTCTTCCCACCACATTAACATAGACACCGTT encodes:
- the LOC106407128 gene encoding aspartokinase 3, chloroplastic-like, whose translation is MAASVQLYGVRTSGLAFNSKSIEFGSKGLNLLAPVFTRDINHSCRKNRTLRVTCEARSAELLERKDTETFKLNRTEIKLTCVMKFGGSSVASAERMKEVAKLILSFPDEKPVVVLSAMGKTTNNLLMAGEKAVCCGVTNINTIEELSYIKELHIRTAHELGLGTAVIAKHLEGLEQLLNGIAMMKELTLRTRDYLVSFGECMSTRLFAAYLNKIGHKARQYDAFEMGIITTDNFTNADVLEATYPAVSKRLLGDWTKERAIPVVTGFLGKGWRSCAVTTLGRGGSDLTATTIGKALGLREVQVWKDVDGVLTCDPNIYRRAQPVPHLTFDEAAQLAYFGAQVLHPLSMRPASEGNIPVRVKNSYNPNSPGTLITRSRDMSKAVLTSIVLKRNVTMLDITSNRMLGQYGFLSKVLSTFEKMGISVDVVATSEVSVSLTLDPSKFCSKELIQQEINHVVEELEKIATVNLLQHRSIISLIGNFQRSSSFILEKGFRVLRTNGINVQMISQGASKVNISLIVNDDEAEHCVKALHSAFFETGTSKAVPQIGRLATTPLPCRETSLCNLTCEIYK